In Salvelinus namaycush isolate Seneca chromosome 36, SaNama_1.0, whole genome shotgun sequence, one DNA window encodes the following:
- the LOC120030581 gene encoding uncharacterized protein LOC120030581 — MENDTYDYLTYPDDDYYLPDSEDIAVSVLLLLGICLPALGWIIILSVFRKRWERKHVTAFLVSLLIADTLQLIASPFIVETVLTGVPCWHASWWCTTVYILFSVSRFCGLLFHLLVALDKIYQNFFFSCIAWCFVYVFACPVYIGFTIFVNVYPINDLYFYGWNTFFGVVALILAAAACVRALKPVPTLNPTKDKCQSLKVLAVAMFTFMILYVPEFLYWIIQHHRPAGTEWFSYVVHYLPCLRSITDCVLCWFVCVDGERPREQQPPDVELNSPILDSSHSVTSPSKNTLEEKDHGEGPPIREDARNQGKVH; from the coding sequence atgGAAAACGACACGTACGATTATCTTACGTATCCTGACGATGACTATTACCTCCCTGACTCAGAGGATATTGCAGTGTCAGTGCTTCTTCTGCTTGGTATTTGCCTCCCTGCCCTTGGTTGGATTATCATCCTGTCTGTCTTTCGCAAACGCTGGGAAAGAAAACATGTCACAGCCTTTCTTGTGTCCCTTCTCATCGCTGACACTCTGCAGCTGATCGCTTCCCCTTTCATTGTGGAAACTGTGCTAACCGGGGTTCCCTGTTGGCATGCTAGTTGGTGGTGCACTACAGTATACATACTGTTTTCAGTGTCAAGATTCTGCGGCCTGCTTTTTCACCTGCTAGTTGCTCTGGACAAGATCTATCAAAACTTTTTTTTCAGTTGCATCGCATGGTGCTTCGTGTACGTTTTTGCGTGTCCCGTCTACATTGGCTTTACAATTTTTGTAAATGTGTATCCTATTAATGacttatatttctatggttggaATACTTTCTTTGGCGTGGTTGCTTTGATCTTAGCAGCTGCAGCATGTGTGAGAGCCCTCAAACCCGTGCCAACATTGAACCCAACTAAAGATAAATGTCAGAGTTTGAAGGTATTAGCAGTGGCCATGTTTACTTTTATGATACTCTATGTTCCTGAGTTCCTCTACTGGATAATACAACACCACAGACCTGCTGGGACGGAGTGGTTTAGTTATGTTGTCCACTATCTGCCGTGCCTGAGATCCATAACTGACTGTGTCCTGTGTTGGTTTGTCTGTGTAGACGGGGAGCGTCCTAGAGAGCAGCAACCGCCAGATGTAGAACTCAATTCACCTATCCTCGATTCCTCTCATTCTGTCACCTCGCCTTCTAAAAACACATTGGAGGAGAAGGACCATGGAGAGGGACCTCCAATACGGGAGGAtgcgaggaatcaaggaaagGTACATTGA